CTGTGGGCTACACTGGTCTTTGTAAATTAAGGTGCCACTTTTGTCATGACTAACAGTGATTTTCAATGTGgcatttttgatttttgacaATCAAAGTAGTAGCGTAGAAAGTGATATATTATGCTCAGAGGAGAGCAAAGTCAGTAATTCAGTCTCTGCATGCTTCCAGGGTAGTACCAAGATTTATGGATTTCATATTCACAGAGAAggattattttaatatgaagtGAGCATCATGTATTGAAAGTTTGATCTGTTTTCTCAGGAGATTTCCTAGCTTGAGATCTTTGTCCTCATCTAAGGCACAGATCTATGAACTGTTGCCTACCTGATACACACATTCTCAGGCATTGCTTTTCATTGATGCCTTTTCTACCTTCAGAACAGGACCTTTACCTTGTTAAAAGCCATCCTGAAGTCCTACTCCTCAAGGCAAATCTGTTTATTTCTGACAGACATAATGCTCTCTGAACCTCAACTACCAGCACATAATGTGCACTGTTTTTTCCATGTTGAATCTTTCAGCCAACACACAATCTGTTTCTTATGCAGTACCATGACTCAAAGATGGAAATAGCTGATGGCAGAGAAACTCAATTTTACAATACTTAATGTCCCTTCCTTTGTTCTCCAGTTGCTTTCAAAATTTACAAGTGCTACCCACCAACCTGACAATAGTTGTGTTCTAatgttttctttacagaaacAGATGTGAGGAAGCAGTATGGAGCTCAAGAGAGGAAAGACCTTCATAAAATCCAGTGTGCAACATGAGAAAGTGCCAGCAGTGCATACAGCTCCTACCAGCAAAGATGAGATGGGCAAAGACaaaaaggcagctctggagggaaaccAAAGTGTGGCCGAAGTCCAGCTGGCATGTTTGGCCACACACAAGAACTACAGATTTTCTACCAGAGCAGCAAGGAACGGACCTGGTGGTCACAACCTGGAAAAATCATCTAGCTCCTCCTACAAACTTGTAAGGAAGAGTAAAACCCATGACTGTGTTGCTGAGGCAGACAAAacagagcactgcagccccagcagcagggcttgtGAGGAGGGCTTTTCTGGAAAGGGCAAGGGCCGGCTTGTCAACAGTATCAGCTTTTCAGGGATGTCCAGCTCCAGCAGTAAGAAGGAGTGTGTGGTCAGCCCCAGCCAGTCTGCATGCAGCAGTCAGATGATTGATTACAGGAATTTTGTGCCACAGATGCCTTTTGTACCTGCTGTCGCAAAAACCATTCCCAGGAAGAGGATTTCCCTCAAGAGATCTAAGAAAGGGCTCAGAGATATATTTcacataagaaaaaataaaccagacaGCCTCTCATTTCTGGTGGAGAAGGATAAGAACCTGTCCTCTCCAGGCTGCAAGAGTGAATTGTCTGGACGTCTTGCCAAGTATCTTTTCAAAACTGGAGAAACTTGTGCAGCTGATTGCTTGTCACAGGACTGCTCAGACAGTGAACTGCAGTCTGACTCCTCCTACGACTACTGCAATGCCTTGTGTGAAGATGTTGCCTCCCTGAAGAGCTTTGACTCTCTCACTGGCTGTGGGGAAATCTTTGCTGATGAGAGCTCagctcacctggagctggagaacAGCAAAGACCTTCTGCTGAGGCGAAGCAAGCACAAAGACAGCCCTGGCATGGGCTCCTTCCAAGGCGGGGTGGAGCAGCTGGCCTCTCCTGGCCAGAATGAGACAGTGGAATTTGCAAAGTTTTGGGACAACATCAACAAATCAGTAAGGCTGCATCAGAGTGCTCTGTTTGAAAAGAAGTTATTGAAGATACCTGGTTCTGACacagaaaaggacagaaatcAGGCTGCTGTACCGGTCACAGACCCCCAAGTGTCACCTGATAAAGAAGGTGACAATTCCAAGGACAGctccacagaaacagaaacaccGAAAAGTGAAAACCAGGAATCCACATCCACGAGTGATGAAGGCTACTACGATTCATTCTCTCCTGGACAAGAAGATGAACTGAAGGAAGCTCAGACCCCTGGAGTCCCAGGTAGATTTCCAAGAGACAGTTACAGCGGAGATGCCCTTTATGAACTCTTCTATGACCCAAATGAAGTCAAAGTAAACCCTGTCCTTGATGATGACTTGTGTGCCTCTGAAAGTGTTTCAGAGCAAGCCATTGAAATCCCTTTGTCCATTTACAGCTTCCATGTTGGAGCTGAGGAGAACATGGCTTCCCAACCAACTCTAGACATCATTAGCCAGGGCTTTTTCCACAGCACATGGAAAGGCAAAGAATGTTTGCTAAAGCTCTGTGACACTGAGCTTTCACTGACCATGGGGATCATAAACTGGCTACGAAGACACTCGGGACTCATCTCCTCCCCTGACTCTCTTCCAAGTCCTCAGTCACAGCCAGAAAAGTCTAATGATTCATTGATCCTGCCCAGTCCCAGTCCAGAGCAGAAAGGGAGCACAGAAGCTCAGCAGGAGACACCAGGCAAGGGTGAATCGAACACTTTGAATGTATGTGTGCCTTTGGAGGAAAGCAAACATGCAACTCAGCCCTCTTCAGTAAACACTGCTGGAAGAGACCACAGCCTGGACTCCCTCCTGAACACATATGATCTGGATTTCCAAGAAAGAGAAGGGACTCAGCAGAATGACTTGTCTACAGTGCCTGGGATTGTGGAAACCACCAGATCATCAAGTTATGCACCACAATCACAGGCTGACAATCTGCAGACATCTTCAACTGAGAATGAGAAGGTAGCAATTTCATTGGGATGTGAGACATCCAAAGATAAAAACCCACTGCCAGAAAAGCTGAACAGAGAGAGTggctcccagagctctgaaaaTCCTTTGTTAGATGATAATCACGAAGTAGAATCATGTTACTCCTACAAGACTGCTGCGACCTCACTCCGAGATCCCCTTGAgagggaagacagaaaaaacccGATGTATCCCTCTCTCTCTATTTCCTGTGACAAACCACCACAGTCTCTAACCCTCAATCACTTCCAGAGCTACATGAGCTCCACACCAacagagagcagcacaaacaTAGTGCAGCTCTTAGAGCACTGTGTAACACAGGTGGCATCGTTAAAAATCAGCTATGAAAACAAGCACCTGGAAGACAAATCCATTGGGAATGAAATGAACAGTATCCTTCATAAGATGTCTCAGTACAAAAACAAATTATTGTTGCAAAATGAATGTAGCTGCATTGCTCAAATTCCAGAATATCCCAGTATTCCTAGCACAAACCAATACAACTATGAAACAAGTTTCCAATCTACCAGTCTGTATAATTTGAAGCAAAATGGGGAGCAAATTTGCTCTGAAGATCAGAAAAGTGGAGCAAAAATCCTAGATGAGGTTACTCAAAGCAAGATGAATTTCGAATATGCCCAGCTGAATAATCAAGCACTCTCCTATTTAAAGGACTTTGGTCTCAGTCCAAGTGACTCTGACCCTGAGACATCTCTTAGTAGACCAACATTTTTACCTCTCTTTAACTCTGTCTGCCCAGACATAGCTGGTACCTTCTCACAGGGCTCACACAGCAcggctgtctgtctgtctgacTCACTGCAGCTTGAGGAGGCCAAACAGTGCAGCCCAGGGCCCTGGAACTGTGCAGAgagcccctgccatggcctggctgcagggactgctctgtcccctctcctaGAGGCAATGGCTTGGGAtacagcagtgacagccaggAACCACCAGTGACACGCCTGCACGGAGAAGGTGAGTGCTTAGGGGAAGGGTGAAATTTAATGTGAAACAATTACATCTGTTCCCTTTTCACAGAGGTACACAACAGCAGTGGAGGCTGAGGCATTCAGGGGGTGTAATTTATGCAGGGGGTCACATGAGAAAGCCAGGGATCTGCAGGGTGAAGTCACAGTGCAGACGTGCCCTGTCCTGCAGGTGCACACATATGAAGTGCCCTCAAGCACAAAGGAAAGgccccagtgctgtgctggtgctccTCGGTGCACCAAAAGGATGGTCCTCCTTCTCCCAAACCTGAAGTGTTTCTTCAAAAGGTGCAGTTGGTCTCTGGCCAGACTGTGCTATGGCAAAGCAAGACCTGAAGCCAAGGTATTCTCCACATGCAAGGCTTGACAGGCTTCTCAAGAGAGGGATTACAGGGTCTGTGCTGCACCTcaagcattttaaaatccttcagCCACACTCACACAGCATAGGGAGAGCCAGAATCTGCCCTGTGACACGGGGTAAGAAACACCTTTGCTGCAGACCAGAAGCTGCTGAAGCACACAGTGATTATGCTGGTTCAGGTTTGCCTGTCACACGAGGCTTTAGGCCAGAGCAGGCACTGGCTGTACTGACAGTTCTAACTCTGTGCCAGCTGAGAAATCCTCTGGCCTCCAGTTGTTGAGAGCAATTTGTTGTACAAGTATGAAACTTGGGTAAATTCTCTGTCAAATCTGACAGATGTGCCCTGCCAAATCTGAGAGATTGGCTGaactctgcccagccctggctctgagAAGGCCCCTCTGGAGGTGGTGGAAGACAAAAGAGGAGGTTGCAgcaagggacaggacagagaacAGCTGTCCATTGTCTATAAGGAACAGCTCACTATTGAATGGAAGGACACAGGGAACACATTTCTCTGGCTCTTGCTGCTCACAGCGGTGACTGCTTTCTGGTCATCTCTAAAGGCTTCCCAAGCAGtacaaacaaaaaaggacagtgtttctttctgtgtgaGGCAAGAACACCCTTCCGTCTGGTAGATTCAGCCACCCTATTCatgcttttcttgcttttctatTTCCATCATTGTGAAAATGACCTTGCCCACTAACAAGTCTCCCATTGCAGAGAGGGATATTTTTCATGGGTCTGCATGAAGTTAAGGGCCAGAGACTGTCAGTCTTCCATACCCTTAACAAACATGTTGTTTATTTATAATCTGCTCAGCAGTAAATTAGGTCTTTCTCAATGGAAAGAACTgatcttgtttggtttttttttccatttttattgtaAACTATGCTGCATTTATGGTGGTCCTGCTGATTAGCTACTCACCTTCTTGTGTCACCAGAATTTTTAGCAGAACTTGCCATCCAAGGACACACCTTAGCCCTTAGAACTACTAATCTCTTTTagatatttctgaaattataaACTGAGTACAGATGAGGCAAGGTTTGTGCTTACAGCTAGTATGCATGGAACCAGGACTGGGCTCAGCTTCTTGGGGTTAGAAGAACAGATCAATGTATGCATTGgcctgatatttttattttgctgcgAATATTAATCCACAGAGTACTGCTAGGAATGTCCCTACCTTTGCAGGCTAGGAATGCAAAGGGATTCTAGTTTTGAGGAGTAGAATGATAGAAACAGAGAAGGGAGCTGTGTGACTGTCAGGAGTAGTAACAGACTGTATCATTACACTGAAAAAGACATAACACGAGTAGACATTACTGGACTTGGGGCACATTCTTTGCATTGTATCAagtggcagctgctgtgtgccACCACGTGCCAGCACTGACAATacctgccatggcaggaatgTGACCAGGTCATGCTTTCACCTGAGTCCCAGAGAAAAGACAATTCAAGCTTTTTTTCCAAGAGGGAACTGCTGATTTTTGGTAAAGGTTTCTcgaacaataaaataaatgaaattttagaaTACAGATGGGATTTATGTATTCATGAAGTGACTTTGAGGACTGGGCTCATTTCAAGGAATCATTTAACAACAAGGTTGCTGTTTGTTACaattttttagagaaaaagaatttagaCAATagttaaaatgtcatttaaaagAGCTTGCTGTGGGCACAGATACAAACACTGGTGCGTGACTGGGTTTTCCTACCTGATGTTTTCTTGCCTACCCACATAAACAGATGGCCTACAGGTTTGCcagaaattttaaatctttgtgAGGATGACTCAGGAGCTTTGCCTCAGTCATGGGGGTGGTAGTGTAAGAGAGGCAGTGTACAAACATGGTGTCACCTCTGAATCCATGGAGACAGACAGGCCTGAGAAACACTCCTACGCTGGCCATGACTGTGCAAACTGCGAGAGCTTAGACACAAAGAATGCTCTAAAATGCCACTCCTGGGAGCTGTTGGGCAAGTGACAGATCCAGAGGTGGCTCCTGCTTTGTCCCTCAGAACAAATGCAGCCTCTGATCCTGCCATGGACTCCCAGTCTGACCTGAAGGAGGTGGGAAGAAGGTCACCTTTCTTGCCAGTGTTGCACGGCAGAGGAAAAGCCTTTATCCAAAGCAATTAAAATCTCCAGGTTTTGTCAGTCCATCTCAACATATCCCAGGACGCACAGTAACAAACAAGTCCATCCTCTCTGCTCAAAAAGGTTTACAGGGTTCCCCTGGGCCATGCCTGATCTCTTGGGCTTTGATGCCCTGATGAGCACAGACACAGGATTGTGATGAAGAATGGTACAAGAAATTCTAGTCACAGCTCCTCTTCCAtttctcccttcccttgccTTTTAGAAATTTGCAAATGCCTTGTATCTGAGCTCCCCAGGAACCTCAGGCATCCTCGCATGGGAATATGGAAGGCTTACACAGAAAGTGTGAATTATGGataaaaaatgcaatgaaaagCATAATTTTCATCATTCAGCATCAAAAGGTTAGGACTTCGGAAGTGAATGCAGTCCAATCCCTGAATACAGAGAGGATTCCTAGATCTGTACATTCATGCATCATAGGAAACAATCTGCAGAAGTTTGTGATTTTCAATCACATGTTTTTGATCTGGAAACGTCATCTTCAGAAAGGAAGCACAGTCCTCAAGCAGTGCACTGAAAGGTCTTTTCCTGGCTCTTAAAACCCCTGGAGCTGACCAAACAGACTACACTGGATGTCATAGCAATTGGGCATATTTAGAACAAAACActctctgcaaacagcagcatttcagacCACTGAGCCATTTCTGCCACTTAATGGGGTTTGAACTGCATCTTCCATTAACTGATAGATGTGGCAGAGCAACAAAACCTCTTGTGCCCCCAACAATATGTGCTCACTTCATTCAAATGCTGAACTGCCACATTATGCACCAGTTGAAGATTTTGGATGTGTTTCAGTGATAGCCCTGAAAGGAGTGCATTGCAATATGCTTGCCCAcaggtcagaaaaaaaatacgTAACTGTCAATCAAACAGGGATTGCCACAATAGATAGGGCAGCTATGATAAAAGAGGACAATATTGCATGTGTGATTGCTGTTATCAAGGAACTGAGATtcagaaacagataaaatacaGCCTAGCCACTGCAAACTGACAGAAGAGTCTGTATCTGATCCTCAC
This Catharus ustulatus isolate bCatUst1 chromosome 10, bCatUst1.pri.v2, whole genome shotgun sequence DNA region includes the following protein-coding sequences:
- the AMER3 gene encoding APC membrane recruitment protein 3; this encodes MELKRGKTFIKSSVQHEKVPAVHTAPTSKDEMGKDKKAALEGNQSVAEVQLACLATHKNYRFSTRAARNGPGGHNLEKSSSSSYKLVRKSKTHDCVAEADKTEHCSPSSRACEEGFSGKGKGRLVNSISFSGMSSSSSKKECVVSPSQSACSSQMIDYRNFVPQMPFVPAVAKTIPRKRISLKRSKKGLRDIFHIRKNKPDSLSFLVEKDKNLSSPGCKSELSGRLAKYLFKTGETCAADCLSQDCSDSELQSDSSYDYCNALCEDVASLKSFDSLTGCGEIFADESSAHLELENSKDLLLRRSKHKDSPGMGSFQGGVEQLASPGQNETVEFAKFWDNINKSVRLHQSALFEKKLLKIPGSDTEKDRNQAAVPVTDPQVSPDKEGDNSKDSSTETETPKSENQESTSTSDEGYYDSFSPGQEDELKEAQTPGVPGRFPRDSYSGDALYELFYDPNEVKVNPVLDDDLCASESVSEQAIEIPLSIYSFHVGAEENMASQPTLDIISQGFFHSTWKGKECLLKLCDTELSLTMGIINWLRRHSGLISSPDSLPSPQSQPEKSNDSLILPSPSPEQKGSTEAQQETPGKGESNTLNVCVPLEESKHATQPSSVNTAGRDHSLDSLLNTYDLDFQEREGTQQNDLSTVPGIVETTRSSSYAPQSQADNLQTSSTENEKVAISLGCETSKDKNPLPEKLNRESGSQSSENPLLDDNHEVESCYSYKTAATSLRDPLEREDRKNPMYPSLSISCDKPPQSLTLNHFQSYMSSTPTESSTNIVQLLEHCVTQVASLKISYENKHLEDKSIGNEMNSILHKMSQYKNKLLLQNECSCIAQIPEYPSIPSTNQYNYETSFQSTSLYNLKQNGEQICSEDQKSGAKILDEVTQSKMNFEYAQLNNQALSYLKDFGLSPSDSDPETSLSRPTFLPLFNSVCPDIAGTFSQGSHSTAVCLSDSLQLEEAKQCSPGPWNCAESPCHGLAAGTALSPLLEAMAWDTAVTARNHQ